Proteins found in one Desulfovibrio sp. genomic segment:
- a CDS encoding methylenetetrahydrofolate reductase yields the protein MHIGKMIRELSAPFYSLEFFPPSDTAQLPDFYATVDRLRALNPLFASVTYGAGGARQQNTLAVTAELARRGITAMAHLTCVGAEPQSIAAFLHDLQASGVNNVLALRGDPPADKPWDWNNAHFRHASDLVAFAREQQPGLGIGVAAYPAPHPESPTFADDRRCTAEKMRAGADFALTQLFFDAREYEDLVSHLRGQGIATPVIPGILPIQSFDSLRRVLSLCGANIPGKLYLALEKANNDGGAEAVRQVGLDYAVRQIRSLLDAGAPGIHLYTLNKADMCLRLAEAVGTL from the coding sequence CTCTTTGGAGTTTTTTCCTCCTTCTGACACGGCCCAGTTGCCTGATTTTTATGCCACGGTGGATCGCCTGCGCGCGCTCAACCCCCTGTTTGCGTCAGTAACCTACGGTGCGGGAGGCGCGCGTCAGCAGAATACCCTTGCCGTCACGGCAGAGCTGGCGCGGCGGGGCATTACTGCCATGGCGCATCTCACATGCGTGGGCGCGGAGCCGCAGTCCATTGCCGCATTTTTGCACGATTTGCAGGCTTCTGGCGTCAACAACGTGCTGGCCTTGCGCGGCGACCCGCCCGCCGACAAGCCATGGGACTGGAACAACGCCCACTTTCGCCATGCCTCTGATCTGGTAGCCTTTGCCCGCGAGCAGCAGCCCGGCCTGGGCATAGGCGTAGCTGCCTATCCCGCTCCGCATCCCGAATCGCCCACCTTTGCGGACGACAGACGCTGCACGGCTGAAAAAATGCGCGCCGGGGCGGATTTTGCCCTGACCCAGTTATTTTTTGACGCCCGCGAGTATGAAGACCTGGTGAGCCATTTGCGCGGGCAGGGCATTGCCACGCCAGTCATCCCCGGTATTCTGCCCATTCAGAGTTTTGACTCGCTGCGGCGGGTGCTCTCTCTGTGCGGGGCCAATATTCCTGGCAAGCTCTATCTTGCCCTTGAGAAGGCCAATAACGATGGCGGGGCGGAAGCCGTGCGGCAGGTAGGTCTTGACTACGCGGTGCGGCAGATACGCAGTCTGCTTGATGCCGGCGCGCCGGGCATTCACCTGTATACATTGAACAAGGCTGATATGTGCCTGCGGCTGGCCGAAGCCGTAGGCACGCTTTAG